One genomic region from Bacillus sp. SLBN-46 encodes:
- a CDS encoding sigma-70 family RNA polymerase sigma factor, translating into MKINKPKQPAPIDVSSINKEVMLEELVETLGSKILKLAFTYVKDQKVAEDLTQEAFLKCFKNWDHFRGESSVKTWVYSITINLCKDYLKSWSFRNLLYLDFAPKQTTVKDSVLDQVLERSQKKELATAVLNLPVKYREVIILFYYENYRVDEISLLLHLNENTIRTRLRRAKELLQKKVRKEARDDDGR; encoded by the coding sequence ATGAAGATAAATAAACCGAAGCAGCCCGCTCCTATTGATGTATCGAGCATTAATAAGGAAGTCATGCTGGAGGAACTAGTGGAAACATTGGGAAGCAAGATACTAAAGCTTGCGTTTACATATGTTAAGGATCAAAAAGTAGCAGAGGATCTCACGCAAGAAGCATTCTTGAAATGTTTTAAAAACTGGGATCATTTTCGAGGGGAATCCTCAGTAAAAACATGGGTTTATTCCATAACCATCAACCTTTGTAAGGATTATTTGAAGAGCTGGTCCTTTAGAAATTTGCTTTACTTAGATTTTGCTCCTAAGCAAACAACGGTGAAGGACAGCGTATTAGATCAGGTTTTGGAAAGATCGCAAAAAAAGGAATTAGCTACAGCTGTGCTCAACTTGCCTGTAAAGTACAGGGAAGTTATTATTCTCTTTTATTATGAAAATTATCGCGTAGATGAAATCTCGCTTCTTTTACATCTAAATGAGAACACGATTCGGACGCGGCTAAGAAGGGCAAAAGAGCTTTTACAAAAGAAGGTTCGAAAAGAAGCGAGGGATGATGATGGAAGATGA
- a CDS encoding DEAD/DEAH box helicase → MNIPLNHKLIKEMCGTVSFKRGDYFYRTDKVTFEVYEPERCHATVTADEAFHVVIETGTDGKLKTECNCPKLASFNKDCQHIAAVLLAISEHQRQGTIPSLNSTNGLTENLFTLFSDRPVRSSGHQNHFETREVLEVEFTCRPVDLGGGHYLFGIELAVESTSVTDIRAFLEQVGIGRSASLSHDFTYDPSQHCFSKETDAVIQQLIQVHRDEKIYTNRVPDTSEKRILPIPSSSWEQLLPLLLKVPQVKLVNGGQTFEGLHVTHELTPLQFQFTETNANGFQLYVKGFEQVLVLDAYHSVLYEGKIKQLEMQDCKRLTELKQMLANTGMEQIPIPQGKISFFLEKVAPGLKKLGQVTIAESIRKQVMSTPLVAKLYLDRVSNRLLAGLEFHYDHMMINPLEKRELPADNLIVREVEKEEEILQLMRDSEFATTDGGYFLHNEELEYEFLVHMLPKLQKLVRIYATTAVRNRIFRGTTHPQIRVKVKKERTNWLEFKFEMDGVSEHQIREVLAALEEKRKYYRLPNGALFSLESREMNEIQRFIQSPQMKDKDLAAGLELPVEQSLQLLDVVEVSDAFKLEESFRQFLDHLMNPGQLEFEVPSSLVHILKEYQKLGYKWMKTLAYYGFGGILADDMGLGKTIQSLAYIVSELPEIRKSKEPVLIVCPASLTYNWLSEIRKFAPELDAIVIDGDKTERTKRLKKVTEVDVMIISYPLLRREIGWLEKQTFHALFFDEAQAFKNPLTQTARAAKKLQSRHRFALTGTPVENSLEELWSIFHVVFPELFLGLKEYSKLSRKAIARRIRPFLLRRLKEDVLAELPEKMESRESVELYPEQKRLYAAYLAKLRHDTLKHLDRDTIRKNRIKILAGLTRLRQLCCHPGLFVDGYKGGSAKLDQLMRIVDESKLSGRRVLIFSQFTKMLELIGRRLQAKGMPFFYLDGQTPPEERVEICDRFNRGERDLFLISLKAGGTGLNLMSADTVILYDTWWNPAVEEQAADRAHRMGQKNVVQVIKLVARGTIEEKMNELQDKKRDLIDEVIDSDEKVMATLSEEDIREILMI, encoded by the coding sequence GTGAATATACCTTTAAATCATAAACTTATCAAAGAAATGTGTGGCACTGTCTCCTTCAAACGAGGGGATTATTTTTATCGGACGGACAAAGTGACCTTTGAGGTCTATGAACCTGAACGTTGCCATGCGACGGTAACTGCTGATGAAGCTTTTCATGTGGTGATTGAAACGGGGACAGATGGGAAGCTAAAGACGGAATGCAACTGCCCAAAGCTTGCATCATTTAATAAGGATTGCCAGCATATTGCTGCTGTTTTATTGGCGATTTCCGAGCATCAGCGTCAAGGCACGATTCCGAGTCTAAATAGCACAAACGGACTAACAGAAAACTTATTCACCCTTTTCTCGGATCGGCCTGTGCGCTCTAGTGGTCACCAAAACCATTTTGAAACGAGGGAGGTTCTTGAGGTGGAGTTTACCTGCCGACCGGTCGATCTTGGTGGTGGGCATTACCTCTTTGGAATCGAATTGGCGGTCGAGTCCACTAGCGTTACAGATATTCGTGCCTTTCTAGAACAAGTAGGAATAGGCAGATCAGCCTCCCTTTCTCATGACTTTACGTATGACCCTAGTCAGCATTGTTTTTCAAAAGAAACCGATGCCGTCATTCAGCAGCTCATTCAAGTACATCGTGATGAAAAAATTTATACGAACAGGGTGCCTGACACCAGCGAGAAACGAATATTACCAATTCCTTCTTCGTCCTGGGAACAGTTGCTACCGTTACTTTTAAAGGTACCTCAGGTAAAGCTTGTGAATGGCGGGCAGACGTTTGAAGGACTTCATGTAACGCATGAATTGACGCCATTGCAGTTTCAGTTTACAGAAACAAATGCAAATGGATTTCAATTATATGTTAAAGGCTTTGAGCAAGTACTTGTCTTAGATGCCTATCATTCCGTTTTATATGAAGGGAAAATTAAACAGTTAGAAATGCAAGACTGCAAGCGTCTCACTGAACTAAAACAAATGCTTGCAAACACAGGAATGGAGCAAATTCCTATTCCGCAGGGCAAAATTTCGTTTTTCCTTGAAAAGGTCGCACCAGGCCTAAAAAAGCTAGGGCAAGTGACAATCGCTGAGTCGATTAGGAAGCAGGTCATGAGTACCCCATTGGTGGCTAAACTCTACTTGGACCGAGTAAGTAATCGCCTTCTTGCAGGCCTTGAGTTTCATTATGATCATATGATGATTAACCCATTGGAAAAGAGAGAGCTGCCAGCTGACAACCTGATCGTAAGAGAGGTAGAGAAGGAAGAAGAGATTCTACAACTCATGAGAGATAGTGAATTCGCTACGACGGATGGGGGTTATTTTTTGCATAATGAGGAGTTGGAGTATGAGTTTCTTGTTCATATGCTTCCAAAACTTCAAAAGCTGGTGCGAATTTATGCAACGACAGCTGTTAGAAATCGGATCTTCAGAGGGACAACCCATCCGCAAATAAGGGTGAAGGTCAAAAAAGAACGGACGAACTGGCTGGAATTCAAATTTGAAATGGACGGTGTATCCGAACATCAAATTCGCGAGGTATTAGCCGCGTTGGAGGAAAAACGGAAATATTACCGTTTGCCGAATGGCGCTCTTTTTTCATTAGAATCAAGAGAAATGAATGAGATCCAACGATTTATTCAGTCCCCTCAAATGAAGGATAAAGATTTGGCTGCAGGATTGGAGTTACCGGTCGAGCAGAGTCTGCAACTTCTTGATGTGGTGGAGGTAAGCGATGCGTTTAAGCTGGAGGAATCCTTCCGTCAGTTCCTTGACCATCTAATGAACCCGGGTCAGCTTGAGTTTGAAGTGCCAAGCAGTTTAGTGCATATTCTGAAAGAGTATCAAAAGCTCGGCTACAAATGGATGAAAACACTTGCATACTATGGCTTTGGTGGGATTTTAGCAGATGATATGGGACTTGGAAAAACCATTCAAAGTTTGGCGTATATTGTGTCCGAGTTGCCTGAGATTCGTAAGAGCAAGGAGCCGGTTCTGATTGTCTGTCCTGCATCCTTAACCTATAACTGGCTAAGTGAGATTCGAAAATTTGCTCCCGAGTTAGATGCCATTGTGATTGATGGCGATAAAACGGAGAGGACCAAACGGCTAAAAAAGGTGACGGAAGTGGATGTGATGATCATCTCCTACCCGTTATTGCGTCGTGAAATTGGCTGGTTAGAGAAACAGACTTTTCACGCCTTATTTTTTGATGAGGCCCAGGCCTTTAAAAATCCATTAACGCAAACAGCACGAGCGGCTAAGAAGCTGCAGTCACGTCATCGCTTTGCATTAACAGGTACTCCGGTTGAAAACTCACTCGAAGAGCTGTGGTCCATTTTTCATGTGGTTTTTCCGGAGCTGTTTCTAGGATTAAAGGAATATAGTAAGCTTTCTAGAAAAGCGATTGCCCGAAGAATCCGGCCATTTCTCTTGAGGCGCTTAAAGGAGGATGTTCTTGCAGAGCTTCCTGAAAAAATGGAGTCTCGGGAATCAGTGGAGTTGTATCCTGAACAAAAGAGGCTGTATGCTGCTTATCTAGCGAAATTAAGACACGATACGTTGAAACATCTCGATAGGGATACGATTAGGAAAAATCGTATTAAAATATTGGCTGGCTTAACGCGTCTTCGCCAGCTTTGCTGTCACCCTGGATTGTTTGTAGATGGCTATAAAGGTGGGTCCGCCAAGCTGGACCAGCTGATGCGGATTGTGGACGAGTCCAAGTTGTCTGGTAGAAGGGTGCTCATCTTTTCGCAGTTTACTAAAATGCTTGAGCTAATCGGCAGAAGGTTACAAGCGAAGGGAATGCCCTTCTTTTATCTGGACGGTCAAACGCCACCAGAAGAACGAGTAGAAATCTGCGACCGATTTAATCGTGGGGAGCGGGATTTATTTTTGATTTCCTTGAAGGCTGGAGGGACAGGCCTTAACCTTATGAGTGCCGATACGGTGATTCTATATGACACATGGTGGAATCCTGCTGTTGAGGAGCAAGCGGCGGACCGTGCCCATCGGATGGGCCAGAAAAATGTCGTCCAGGTTATTAAGCTCGTGGCGCGCGGCACCATCGAGGAAAAAATGAACGAGCTGCAAGATAAGAAGAGAGACTTAATTGATGAAGTGATTGATTCGGATGAAAAAGTGATGGCCACGCTTTCGGAAGAGGACATTAGGGAAATCTTGATGATATAA
- a CDS encoding HXXEE domain-containing protein — MVSIDVSNAIWLFVVVFMLHDFEEIISVEHWANNTKSKLEENNSWVNQKIWSFWNVNSYSFAKRDVIIFLIMSLITIITVFNLNQLWSELLYTSFLIFVLFHNVLHILQTIMLRAYTPGLYTAVLLVTPYTIFLLILLT; from the coding sequence ATGGTTTCTATTGATGTTAGCAATGCCATTTGGTTATTTGTTGTAGTATTTATGCTTCACGACTTTGAAGAAATTATTTCCGTTGAGCATTGGGCAAATAACACAAAAAGTAAATTAGAAGAGAATAACTCTTGGGTAAATCAAAAGATTTGGAGCTTCTGGAATGTTAATTCTTATTCGTTTGCCAAGAGAGACGTTATTATTTTTCTAATAATGTCACTCATCACAATAATTACTGTTTTTAACTTAAACCAACTTTGGAGTGAACTACTCTATACTTCTTTTTTAATATTTGTTTTATTCCACAATGTCCTACACATTTTACAGACAATAATGTTAAGAGCATATACACCAGGCCTATATACCGCAGTACTTTTGGTCACTCCTTACACAATATTTTTACTGATATTACTAACTTGA
- a CDS encoding NUDIX domain-containing protein, translated as MGMSEYYQKLREKVGNELIFMPSVAGIVRNTVGEILLQNKGNGEKWSLPAGAIELGEAPAEAVVREVWEETGLIVSPRKLLGVFGGKDYRYQYPNGHQVEYNIFMFDCEIQSGELNPIDNETAELRYFHPDDMPELALPYPKHLFSQAGNAELYFQWDKEWLTLR; from the coding sequence ATGGGGATGTCTGAGTATTATCAAAAACTACGTGAAAAAGTAGGCAATGAGTTGATTTTTATGCCAAGTGTTGCCGGAATCGTTCGGAATACGGTTGGAGAAATTCTGTTACAGAATAAAGGGAATGGCGAAAAATGGAGTCTTCCTGCAGGGGCCATTGAGCTTGGAGAAGCACCAGCTGAAGCGGTTGTCCGTGAAGTATGGGAAGAGACAGGATTAATTGTTTCACCTAGAAAACTATTAGGCGTTTTTGGAGGAAAAGACTACCGTTACCAATATCCTAATGGTCATCAGGTCGAATATAACATCTTTATGTTTGATTGCGAGATTCAGAGTGGGGAGCTAAATCCAATCGATAACGAAACAGCTGAACTCCGCTATTTTCACCCAGACGATATGCCTGAACTGGCTTTACCTTACCCAAAGCATTTATTTTCACAAGCAGGGAATGCTGAATTGTATTTTCAGTGGGATAAAGAGTGGTTAACTCTAAGATAA
- a CDS encoding DUF3658 domain-containing protein → MLANPLTRDFIRTGRVIGETLHRIDEIVGYFYLEYRIRHLIYNGVLELKGVPRSMRYYSVKLPD, encoded by the coding sequence ATTTTAGCCAACCCATTAACCCGAGATTTTATCCGTACGGGGAGAGTAATAGGTGAAACACTTCATCGGATTGATGAGATCGTGGGTTACTTTTATTTAGAATATAGAATTAGACATCTAATCTATAATGGTGTCCTTGAATTAAAAGGGGTACCAAGGTCCATGAGGTATTATAGTGTGAAGTTACCAGATTGA
- a CDS encoding DUF2164 domain-containing protein — protein sequence MFFKLTKEQQQVMISDIQSFFSDERDEELSEFAAERVLDFVKDTLAPHFYNAAVLDVKRVVEERYASLEDEILTLERPIKR from the coding sequence ATGTTTTTTAAATTAACAAAAGAGCAGCAACAGGTTATGATCTCTGACATTCAATCTTTCTTTTCTGATGAGAGAGACGAGGAATTATCTGAATTTGCGGCAGAAAGAGTGTTGGATTTTGTGAAGGATACACTTGCGCCACATTTTTATAATGCGGCTGTTTTAGATGTGAAACGTGTGGTGGAGGAGCGGTATGCGTCTCTTGAGGATGAGATTTTAACGTTGGAGCGCCCAATAAAGAGATAA
- a CDS encoding alpha/beta hydrolase: MKKEGQLKGVNGVELFYQVLYPNATAPKAAVILVHGHGDHSGGLRNLSNSLVSQDYLVYGFDLRGHGKSTGKRGFIKEWAEYRNDLHAFRKLVASEVPELPLFIVGHSIGGVIVLDYTLDYSEGLAGLIAVSPAISYEVTPSERLLITLMGKLKPDYSIVKTGNPQVLTKDPEELDRLAADELRHDVVTPGLGRGLMRTVARLANEAKTIKLPFLLQFGLEDELTPPEKLHQFFDTVSSSNKQKFEYPHMRHRPFDDLEREQFFEDMIHWLDEQVVKG; this comes from the coding sequence ATGAAAAAAGAGGGTCAATTAAAGGGTGTCAACGGAGTGGAATTATTTTATCAAGTGCTGTATCCAAATGCTACAGCTCCAAAAGCCGCTGTTATTTTAGTTCATGGTCATGGGGATCATAGTGGCGGGTTGCGGAATCTTAGTAATAGCTTGGTGAGTCAGGATTATTTAGTGTATGGATTTGATTTGCGTGGACATGGGAAAAGCACAGGTAAAAGGGGTTTTATTAAAGAGTGGGCGGAATATAGGAATGATTTACATGCGTTTAGAAAGCTGGTAGCCTCGGAGGTGCCTGAACTGCCACTCTTTATTGTGGGGCATAGCATTGGTGGAGTGATTGTTCTTGATTATACGTTGGATTATAGTGAAGGACTGGCAGGGCTCATTGCCGTTTCTCCTGCCATATCCTATGAAGTGACACCTTCTGAAAGATTACTCATTACGTTAATGGGGAAACTTAAACCGGATTATAGTATTGTAAAAACCGGTAACCCGCAAGTATTAACGAAGGATCCTGAGGAACTTGATAGACTAGCTGCGGATGAGTTACGCCATGATGTCGTCACACCTGGGTTGGGACGTGGTCTAATGCGAACAGTGGCGCGGTTAGCGAATGAGGCAAAAACTATTAAACTGCCTTTTTTGTTACAGTTTGGACTCGAAGATGAGCTAACGCCACCTGAGAAGCTTCACCAATTCTTTGATACCGTTTCTTCTTCAAACAAACAGAAGTTTGAATACCCTCATATGAGGCACCGGCCGTTTGATGATTTAGAGCGGGAACAATTTTTTGAGGATATGATACATTGGTTAGATGAGCAGGTCGTAAAAGGTTGA